A section of the Methanobrevibacter olleyae genome encodes:
- a CDS encoding exodeoxyribonuclease VII small subunit translates to MEDMDFVEKKENFSFEESLEELERIVNRLETGEVPLDDAIEEFNKAMKLVKECDEKLNSAEEAIAKIVNENKEVVEFEVKNEDF, encoded by the coding sequence ATGGAAGATATGGATTTTGTTGAAAAAAAGGAAAATTTTAGTTTTGAAGAGAGTTTAGAGGAATTGGAAAGAATTGTAAATAGATTAGAAACTGGTGAAGTTCCATTGGATGATGCAATAGAAGAGTTTAATAAAGCTATGAAATTAGTTAAAGAATGTGATGAAAAATTAAACAGTGCTGAGGAAGCCATTGCAAAGATAGTAAATGAAAATAAAGAAGTTGTTGAATTTGAAGTAAAAAATGAAGATTTTTAA